From Desulfurellaceae bacterium, a single genomic window includes:
- a CDS encoding MoaD/ThiS family protein has protein sequence MRVTLLPQNQTVTFPKRMRVAALLNKLDLIPGTVMVIRGTALLIDEDLIQEDDEIEIRSVISGGR, from the coding sequence ATGCGGGTTACCCTCCTGCCGCAAAACCAGACTGTGACATTTCCAAAGCGCATGCGTGTGGCCGCCCTGCTGAACAAGCTGGATCTGATCCCGGGCACGGTCATGGTGATTCGCGGCACGGCGCTGCTGATAGACGAGGACCTGATTCAGGAAGACGATGAAATCGAGATTCGGTCGGTTATTTCGGGGGGCAGATGA
- a CDS encoding adenine nucleotide alpha hydrolase family protein encodes MKCKRCGERAEIQLRSHNAAFCRSCFVLYFQRQVERAIHKQRMFTPQDRVLVAVSGGKDSLALWDVLLTLGYQTEGVYLALGIGDYSDQSRHKAEAFARQRGASLRVVELSEDAVAVPVAAQFTNRVPCAACGMMKRHFFDRAALEGGFSVLATGHNLDDEAARLLGNVLHWQTDYLARQTPVLEPSHPKFVRKVRPLYRLGELESAAYAFFRGIDYVIDECPNSVGATQLHYKDTLNRLEATMPGTKLNFVQEFLRSAQPAFAAANDSPPQTCTECGMPSFTPVCAFCRLLQEVKRKQQRSAA; translated from the coding sequence ATGAAGTGTAAACGCTGTGGAGAGCGGGCTGAAATCCAGCTCCGTTCGCATAACGCAGCCTTCTGCCGCTCGTGCTTTGTGCTGTACTTCCAGCGTCAGGTCGAGCGGGCCATTCATAAACAGCGCATGTTCACCCCTCAGGACCGGGTTCTGGTCGCCGTGTCGGGCGGCAAGGACAGCCTGGCGCTGTGGGACGTGCTGCTGACCCTCGGCTATCAGACCGAAGGCGTATACCTGGCCCTGGGCATTGGCGACTATTCGGACCAATCGCGGCACAAAGCCGAGGCCTTCGCCCGCCAGCGTGGGGCGTCGCTACGGGTCGTCGAGCTGTCCGAAGACGCGGTGGCGGTGCCTGTTGCGGCGCAATTCACCAACCGGGTGCCGTGTGCGGCGTGCGGCATGATGAAGCGCCACTTCTTCGACCGGGCCGCGCTTGAGGGCGGCTTCTCGGTCCTGGCCACCGGCCACAATCTTGACGACGAGGCCGCCCGCCTGCTGGGCAACGTTCTGCACTGGCAGACCGACTACCTGGCCCGCCAAACCCCGGTTCTGGAACCGAGCCACCCCAAGTTCGTCCGCAAAGTCCGCCCGCTGTACCGACTGGGCGAGTTGGAGTCTGCGGCCTACGCCTTTTTTCGCGGCATCGACTATGTAATCGACGAGTGCCCCAACAGCGTCGGCGCAACCCAGCTGCACTATAAAGACACGCTCAACCGCCTCGAAGCCACAATGCCAGGCACCAAGCTCAATTTTGTCCAGGAGTTTCTGCGCTCGGCCCAGCCAGCCTTTGCCGCTGCGAACGACAGCCCGCCCCAGACCTGCACCGAGTGTGGCATGCCGTCCTTCACCCCGGTGTGCGCCTTCTGCCGTCTGCTTCAGGAAGTCAAACGCAAGCAGCAGCGTAGCGCTGCATAA
- a CDS encoding enoyl-CoA hydratase/isomerase family protein, with the protein MPKVLFEKKDHIAYVTINRPERLNACDFETYQQLAEIWQEFQDDSALRVGILTGAGERGFCAGSDIKANYVDRAEGEPPNSLFPVLLNLTKPIIAAINGHANGGGLEQALACDIRVAAEHAQFGLGEVRLGWLPGGGGTQRLPRLIPLGRALEMLYTGNRIGADEALRLGLVDHVVPMEQLMGTCQAIATEICKSAPLAVQKIKQAALRGLDLPLADGLKLERELFNFLMETEDSREGARAFAEKRDPQWQGK; encoded by the coding sequence ATGCCGAAAGTCTTATTCGAGAAAAAAGACCACATCGCCTATGTCACGATCAACCGCCCGGAACGGCTCAACGCCTGCGATTTCGAGACCTACCAGCAGCTGGCCGAAATCTGGCAGGAATTCCAGGACGACAGCGCGCTGCGTGTCGGCATTCTGACCGGGGCTGGCGAGCGCGGCTTTTGCGCCGGCAGCGATATCAAGGCCAACTATGTGGACCGCGCCGAGGGCGAGCCGCCCAACAGCCTGTTCCCCGTTCTGTTAAATCTGACCAAGCCTATCATTGCCGCCATCAACGGCCATGCCAACGGCGGCGGCCTGGAACAGGCGCTGGCGTGTGATATTCGTGTCGCGGCCGAGCACGCCCAGTTCGGGCTGGGCGAGGTCCGCCTCGGCTGGCTGCCGGGCGGCGGCGGCACCCAGCGTCTACCGCGCCTGATCCCGCTCGGCCGCGCGCTTGAGATGCTGTACACCGGCAACCGCATCGGCGCTGACGAAGCCCTGCGGCTGGGTCTGGTTGACCACGTCGTGCCCATGGAGCAGCTGATGGGCACCTGCCAGGCGATCGCCACCGAAATCTGCAAGAGCGCTCCGCTGGCGGTCCAAAAGATCAAGCAGGCTGCGCTGCGCGGTCTCGACCTGCCGCTGGCCGACGGACTCAAACTCGAACGCGAGCTGTTCAACTTCCTGATGGAGACCGAAGATTCGCGCGAGGGCGCCCGGGCGTTTGCCGAAAAGCGTGATCCGCAGTGGCAAGGCAAGTGA
- a CDS encoding Sir2 family NAD-dependent protein deacetylase, protein MSQAPSIPDEAIHQAASLLLSATHVMALTGAGISVESGIPPFRGPGGLWTKYGEPPMNGYERFLEDPQKAWQERLSPSGPTKEMWTRLEVAEPNPGHQALVELENMGVLRSMISQNVDNLHRRAGQRELIEIHGNYTLIRCIECTTRFPASEVPLHTLPPECPRCHGILKSDTVSFGEPIPQDVLEQCYSQTQLCDCMLVAGTSATVYPAAAFPLAVREKGGQLIEVNLYESELSPLSSLSLRGPSAEVLPRLVDKVKELRV, encoded by the coding sequence ATGAGCCAAGCGCCCAGCATCCCGGACGAAGCCATCCACCAGGCGGCCAGCCTCCTGCTATCAGCCACACACGTCATGGCCCTGACCGGCGCCGGCATATCGGTCGAGAGCGGCATTCCGCCGTTTCGCGGACCGGGCGGCCTGTGGACCAAGTATGGCGAGCCGCCGATGAACGGCTATGAACGCTTTTTGGAAGACCCGCAAAAAGCCTGGCAGGAGCGCCTGTCGCCCTCGGGCCCGACAAAAGAGATGTGGACCAGGCTTGAGGTGGCCGAGCCGAATCCCGGCCACCAAGCCCTGGTCGAGTTGGAAAACATGGGCGTTCTGCGCTCCATGATCAGCCAGAATGTCGATAATCTGCACCGTCGGGCGGGCCAGCGCGAGCTGATCGAAATACACGGCAACTACACCCTTATCCGCTGTATCGAGTGTACGACCCGCTTCCCTGCCTCCGAGGTTCCCCTGCACACCCTGCCGCCCGAGTGCCCACGCTGTCACGGCATCCTGAAAAGCGATACGGTCTCCTTTGGCGAGCCCATCCCCCAGGACGTTTTGGAGCAGTGCTACAGCCAGACCCAGCTGTGCGACTGTATGCTGGTGGCCGGCACCTCGGCTACGGTCTATCCGGCCGCCGCCTTCCCCCTGGCCGTACGCGAGAAGGGCGGCCAGCTGATCGAGGTCAACCTGTATGAGAGCGAACTGAGTCCGCTCAGCAGCCTGAGCCTGCGCGGCCCCTCGGCCGAGGTCTTGCCCCGACTGGTAGACAAGGTGAAGGAACTTCGCGTATAA
- the trmB gene encoding tRNA (guanosine(46)-N7)-methyltransferase TrmB, with product MSADFSAPPPTWAQIFGNTNPVEVEIGPGHGSFLRALARLHPERNFFGVEFASRRMFQAARLLERDGPSNVIIIRADFGCLLRTHIYPESVQVYHLYFPDPWWKKRHHRRRIVQADFPTSLTRSLVPGGTLLFASDVRPYFEQIVEQFRAVSDLDQFAWQRDHCTPRGKPIVTDFERKYQRQGRPIYYTGFRKKG from the coding sequence ATGTCGGCCGATTTTTCGGCTCCGCCGCCGACCTGGGCGCAGATCTTCGGCAATACCAACCCGGTTGAAGTCGAGATCGGCCCGGGCCACGGCTCGTTTTTAAGAGCCCTGGCCCGGCTCCATCCAGAGCGTAACTTCTTTGGCGTGGAGTTTGCCTCCCGGCGCATGTTCCAGGCTGCCCGCCTGCTGGAACGCGACGGGCCATCGAACGTGATTATCATCCGGGCCGACTTCGGCTGTCTGCTCAGGACCCATATTTATCCCGAGTCGGTACAGGTCTATCACCTGTATTTCCCGGACCCGTGGTGGAAAAAACGCCACCACCGACGCCGCATCGTCCAGGCCGACTTCCCCACCTCTCTGACCCGCAGCCTGGTCCCCGGCGGGACGCTGCTGTTCGCCTCAGACGTGCGGCCGTATTTTGAACAGATTGTCGAGCAGTTTCGGGCCGTATCCGATCTCGACCAGTTTGCCTGGCAGCGCGACCATTGCACCCCCAGGGGCAAGCCGATTGTGACCGACTTTGAGCGCAAATATCAGCGCCAGGGCCGGCCGATCTATTACACC
- a CDS encoding tRNA (adenine-N1)-methyltransferase, which yields MPSPRSLLHAGDNVVFIDRKEREYLRALKAGGRLSLRGGQLAADDIIGLPEGSLIRTPSNEAFWVFRPSYAHLIPNLPRRAQVIYPKDVGPILLWGDIFPGAAVLEVGAGPGALSIALLRAIGPNGSLTTVEARQDFCDMARENVERFFGPAPTWTLQHGDAYEHIDVPEVDRVVIDVPEPWRVIPHAAPVLRPGGVLLGYSPTTLQVKTLVDELHANPCFTAVEVMENLLRFWHVTDMSVRPHHRMVAHTGFIMVARRTAEPAPSPPVSST from the coding sequence ATGCCTTCCCCCCGCTCTCTCCTCCACGCCGGCGATAACGTGGTGTTTATCGACCGCAAGGAACGCGAGTACCTGCGCGCCCTCAAGGCCGGCGGCCGGCTGTCGCTGCGCGGCGGACAGCTGGCTGCGGACGATATTATCGGCCTGCCCGAGGGCAGCCTGATTCGGACGCCTAGCAATGAAGCCTTCTGGGTTTTTCGGCCGAGCTACGCCCACCTGATTCCCAATCTGCCCCGGCGGGCTCAGGTCATCTACCCCAAGGATGTCGGTCCGATTCTGTTGTGGGGCGATATCTTTCCGGGTGCGGCCGTGCTCGAAGTCGGGGCCGGACCCGGAGCGCTGAGCATTGCCCTGCTGCGGGCCATCGGGCCGAACGGCAGCCTGACAACGGTCGAGGCGCGGCAAGACTTCTGTGACATGGCGCGGGAGAACGTCGAGCGCTTTTTTGGTCCCGCCCCGACCTGGACCCTCCAACACGGCGACGCCTACGAACACATCGACGTGCCCGAGGTGGACCGGGTGGTCATTGATGTGCCCGAACCGTGGCGGGTCATTCCCCACGCCGCGCCGGTCCTACGGCCGGGCGGTGTGCTGCTGGGCTACAGCCCAACCACCTTGCAGGTCAAAACCCTGGTCGATGAGCTGCACGCCAACCCGTGCTTTACCGCAGTCGAGGTCATGGAAAACCTGCTCCGCTTCTGGCACGTCACCGACATGTCGGTCCGTCCCCACCACCGGATGGTCGCCCATACCGGTTTCATCATGGTGGCCCGTCGGACGGCCGAACCCGCGCCCTCCCCGCCCGTATCGTCCACATAA
- a CDS encoding NAD(P)-dependent oxidoreductase yields MKLGFIGLGNMGNNMAMNLLKTGHTLQVTDLRREAGAKLEEAGAVWVDSAEQAADGADFSFLSLPMPKDVEHVVLGDGGVLAGCQTGHTIVDMSTNAPTVVKGLAEQCRAKGVDFLDAPVSGGVRGARNASLAIMVGGDKAVYERCEPLLKAMGENVFHVGDIGAGNVAKLVNNMLAFIHMMGAAEALVLGTKAGVDPNVLWSIVKASSGGSFIWNAGTRAILRDRLAPTFTIDLARKDIGLATGLADELQVPLKMAKMAEELIAGYQQNGYAQEDVLATIKELEKLTGTTVRGTWRDPA; encoded by the coding sequence ATGAAACTGGGATTCATCGGCCTGGGTAATATGGGCAACAACATGGCCATGAACCTGCTCAAGACCGGCCATACTCTTCAGGTCACCGACCTGCGGCGCGAGGCCGGAGCCAAGCTCGAGGAGGCCGGAGCGGTGTGGGTTGACAGCGCCGAGCAGGCCGCCGACGGCGCCGACTTCAGCTTTTTGTCGCTGCCTATGCCCAAAGACGTGGAGCACGTCGTGCTGGGCGACGGGGGCGTGCTGGCCGGCTGCCAGACCGGGCACACGATTGTGGACATGAGCACCAACGCCCCGACCGTAGTCAAGGGCCTGGCTGAACAGTGCCGGGCCAAGGGCGTGGATTTTCTGGATGCGCCGGTCAGCGGCGGGGTGCGCGGGGCGCGCAACGCCAGCCTGGCCATCATGGTCGGCGGGGACAAGGCGGTGTACGAGCGCTGCGAGCCGCTGCTCAAGGCGATGGGCGAGAATGTCTTCCACGTTGGCGATATCGGGGCCGGCAATGTGGCCAAGCTGGTCAACAACATGCTGGCCTTCATCCACATGATGGGCGCGGCCGAAGCCCTGGTGCTGGGTACCAAGGCCGGGGTTGACCCCAACGTCCTGTGGTCGATCGTCAAGGCCAGCAGCGGCGGGAGTTTCATCTGGAACGCGGGCACCCGAGCCATCCTGCGCGACCGGCTGGCGCCAACGTTTACCATCGACCTGGCCCGCAAGGACATCGGTCTGGCGACCGGCTTGGCGGACGAACTCCAGGTGCCGCTCAAAATGGCCAAGATGGCCGAGGAGCTGATCGCTGGCTATCAGCAGAACGGCTACGCCCAGGAGGACGTGCTCGCTACGATCAAGGAATTGGAAAAACTCACCGGCACAACGGTCCGGGGGACGTGGCGCGATCCGGCCTGA
- a CDS encoding ACT domain-containing protein encodes MKQWFALSAIGRDRPGIVADLAELIYECDCNLEDSSMTMLGGEFAVLLLLSSQAHNIEPALSSACKRLEWEKRLTVFFRPLQGEPRPYGTGQPLQAYELRATGVDQAGIVAKITRCLAEHGINITTLHTHSHPEPGSGTAIYTMQVQLDIPAAVGIPTLHQRLEAIADSLHIHIDLMPMAGQEDGLGTETRRQL; translated from the coding sequence ATGAAGCAGTGGTTCGCCTTATCCGCCATTGGACGTGACCGACCCGGGATTGTGGCCGATCTGGCCGAACTGATTTACGAGTGTGACTGCAACCTTGAAGATTCCAGCATGACGATGCTGGGTGGCGAATTTGCCGTGCTGCTGCTGTTGTCGAGCCAGGCCCACAACATCGAGCCGGCGCTGTCCAGCGCCTGCAAACGGCTGGAGTGGGAAAAACGGCTGACCGTCTTTTTCCGGCCCTTGCAGGGCGAGCCGCGTCCCTACGGAACGGGCCAGCCGCTTCAGGCGTATGAGCTGCGTGCCACCGGCGTGGATCAGGCTGGCATCGTGGCCAAGATCACCCGCTGCCTGGCCGAGCACGGCATCAACATCACCACCCTGCACACCCACAGCCATCCGGAGCCGGGCAGCGGAACGGCCATCTACACCATGCAGGTTCAGCTCGATATTCCGGCCGCGGTCGGCATCCCGACCCTGCATCAGCGCCTGGAGGCGATTGCCGACAGCCTGCACATTCATATCGACCTGATGCCCATGGCGGGCCAGGAGGACGGGCTGGGGACGGAGACAAGGAGACAGCTATGA